AACGGCCGCTTGGCCTCCCACCTGGCAGGCCTCCGGCTGACGCTCGCAGAAGCCACTCATGTCCGAGACGGCCGCGCTTGCCGCGCTCACCGCATCGGCGGCGCCGATCGCCGGTGCCTGACTCTCAGCTTGATATTTTCCGCTTGGCAGAAGGACGAGCACGATGCTCAGCCAGAATGCCACCCGCAGCAGAAAGAACATGACGCAAACCCCGAAACTCCCCGGCGGCTCGTTTGGCCGCTTGTCCGACAGGTATCAGGCGCGGCTGAAAAGCCAGTTTTGGTTTTTGGGCTTATTCGATGAGAATGATCGGAGATTTTGAATAGAATTTGAATCATTTCTTAGCGCAAGCGACGCCAAAAGGCCTTGTGTTTCCGCGCGATGGCCGGAATCCACTACCGTGACGGACCCGGCCCAATTTCACCATTCGTTCACGATGAAGCGCGGCCACGGATTATTTTTGCCGAGCCAGGAGCGCGGCGACGCCGCAAAGTCCGTTCCCTTAGCGTTCGCTTAAGCCGGGTCTGACACGATCCCGGTCCTAAATGGGGAGTGTGTCAGCCAAGGCTGCTGACGCAGTGGGTTGCTTTGAGTCTGGTTCAGCCGTTTCGCGACTATATCGACGGCCTCGTTCATCCGTCCGTCCAGCATGATGCGCTGGCGGCGCGGCGGCATCGCGCATTCATCGCGCCGCGGCTTTTGGGTTCGCTGATCGCGATCGCGGCTTTTCCGGTTTATCTCGCGACGCGCGGTGTTCCGACGGCGCTCGAGATCGCGATCTTCGCCTGGCTCGTGGTGCCGATCCTTGTCGCCTATTTCCTGTCGCGGACCGGCCAATATGAAAGCGCGCATATTCTCTCGTCGCTGTCGCTGACCGGGCTGGTTTTCGCCGTCGCCTGCGCAACCGGAGGCATTGCATCCTTTGCCGCGATCTGGCTGGTTGTCGTTCCGCTGGAAGCGGCCCTGTCTGTATCACGCCGCGCGGTCGGTATTGCCTCGATCTTCGCGCTGATGGCGGCGGGCGTGCTGCTGGTCCTGACCAACTTTGGCGTGTTGCCGGGCTTCGACGGCCTGAATGGCGCGGCACTGACAGCGCTTGGCATTATATCGGCGTCGCTTTACGCAACCGGTCTTGCCCTCGGCACGGAGTCTCTCGCCCGCACCAGCTCGTCGCTGCTCAATGCCGAAGAAGAGCGCTATCGTTTGCTTGCTCGCAACATGACCGACGCGATCACGCGGCATGCGCGCAACGGTGCGGTGTTGTTCGTCTCGCCCGCGGCCGAGCCGTTATTCGGTGCGCGCATTGAGGATCTGATGGGCCACGGCCTGTTCGATCGCGTGCATGTCGCTGACCGGCCGGCCTATCTTAAGGCGCTATCCGATGCGGCGATGCTCGGCAGCCAGCAATCGGTGGAGTTTCGCGTCAAACGCCCGCAGAGCGATGCGGAACACGCTGTCGAATTTGTCTGGCTGGAAATGCGGTGCCGGCCATTTGATGATCAAAAAGCTGCTATGGACAATTCGCGCGAGGTAGTTGCCGTGATGCGCGACGTGTCCGACCGTAAAAGGCAGGAACACGCGCTTCATCTCGCCCAGGCCGAATCCGATCGCGCGCATGCGGCGAAGACGAAATTTCTCGCGACCATGAGCCACGAACTGCGCACGCCCTTGAACGCCATCATCGGCTTCTCCGATATGCTAGTGAATGAAGAGCAGATGCGGCTTGATGCAGCGCGCCGAAAGGAATATGCGCAATTGATCAACGATTCAGGCAGCCATCTGCTGTCGGTGGTCAACGGCATTCTCGACATGTCGAAAATGGAAACCGGCGATTTCGAGATCACGCCGGAGCCGTTCGCGCCCGCTGCCGTGATCAACAATTGCTGCGATATCCTGGCCCTGAAAGCCCGCGATGCCGATATCGATCTGATCGTCCGCAATGCTGCAGGTTTGCCCGATGTCGTGGCCGACAAGCGCGCGTTCAAGCAGATCATGCTCAACCTTTTGTCCAACGCCATCAAGTTCAGCAACCGCGGCGGCCAGATCACGGTCGTCTCCCGCGTCGACGGTGCGCGGCTCATGGTGTCCGTCGAGGACAACGGCATCGGCATTGCTTCAACCGATCTTCCGCGGATCGGCAATCCGTTCTTCCAGGCGAGGTCCGCTTACGATCGCCGGCATGACGGCACCGGCCTTGGTCTGTCCATTGTCAAAGGGTTGCTGGAGCTTCATGGCGGTGAATTGAAGGTCTCGAGCGAACTCGGGAAGGGGACTTCCATTTCGATCTATCTTCCGCTCGACTGCGAGACGGTTACGGTTCTAAAAAAGCCAGAGGCTGCGCCCCCTCACGTGGAGACGGCGGTCGCGGCGGATGAAATGACGGTTCGTAAAAGTGCGTAAGCCCATAAACAGAAAGACGGTTGCGGCGAAGGCGAAGGCCGCGCCAGCTTCCAGTTCTTTCTTTCAGCGCAAGGACATTATTGCCGGTGCGCTGGCTTTTGCGGCGGCAACGGCAATTGTCGCCAATGCGGCCTTCCTGCAGGCCGGACCGCATCCAGCGCCGATGTTTGCCGGGAGCGTGGGCGCTCCGGGTCCTGCTTTGAAGTCGATCCCAAAATCGATCCGTGTGGTCGGACAGGACATCACCGGTCCGGCGCCTTTGCCAATTGCGGCCCCCAAGGCGCGTCCGGCCGAACCCGAATGGCCGAAGGTTGAGCCTGCGGCTCCTGCGGCAGCGCGGCCGCGCAACGAAATCATGGCCGACATCCAGCGCGAACTGTCGCAGCGTGGCTTCTATGACGGCAGCATCGACGGGGTTCACGGCCCCAAGACCGATGCGGCGATGCGCGATTTCGAACAGGCGGCCGGGCTCAAGCCCGGCTCGGAGCCCAATGATGTGTTCCTGCGGGCCTTGACGCGCTCGCAGGCCAAGGCTTCGGCTCCCGCCGCCGCGCAGCCAACCCGCAACGACCCGATTGCCGAACTGATCGCGCCGTCATCCAAACGTGTTCTGGCGGTTCAGCGCGCGCTCGCTGAGTATGGCTATGGGCAGATCAAGCCCAACGGCACATTCGGTCCCGAGACCAAGGATGCGATCGAGCAATTCGAGCGCGCGCGCAAAATGCCTATCACGGGTCAGATTTCGCCGCGCCTGGTGCGGGAATTGTCCGCTCTCACCGGACGACCATTGGAATAGCCGCGGCCTTGCGTCCAACATCGTTTCGCGGGAAGAGCGATCAGCCAAAACCTGCCGCCGTCACAAGATCTGTCGCGCATGAGATTGAAATCGTCGATCTGGGTTTCTGCCTATATCCGGCGCTGCATGATCGAAGGCGCTTATGCGGTCGTGCGACGGCGGGGTGCGGAAGAGGCCGGCGCCATTTTCGTCAAAGTCGACCGGCTTGACGGGACATCCGACCTGTTCGGTCCCGCGCCGCAAACCGAATTTGACGATGCGCAACCGACGGACCGCGCATTCATGGCCAGCCTGCGCGATCAGCCCAAGCCGAATGATGAGATCGAGACCTATCTCGGCCGTCAGATCAAATTCGACCCCGATATCTGGATCGTCGAGGTCGAAGACCGGAACGGCCGAAATTTTCTCGAGCGGATCGTCGGGTAATCAGGAACCTGATGGCGTGCGACGCTGGGTTACATTCGTGGCCGCCGTTTGATCATCGGCTCGCTGCTGATCGTGCTGCGTCTTGTCCCGCGTTCGCAGGTCGGTTTCCGGCCAATGCAACGGACGATGAGAAGCCTTTCTCGCCTCCAGGCGATCGGCGGCCCGCCAGATCGCAACCATCTGAAGGGCCGCAGGCAACGGCAACGCCTCGAACAGATCCGACAATTCATAGACCCGATCGACCGAGTGGCTGATGGATGGATTGAGGAACATCAGGATGCGCTGGAAGGCGTCCGCCGGCATCGCCATGGCTTTAGCCGACACGGCGAATGGTTCACCCAGTGGATCGGCGATGACCCGCCCGGTGATCGCACGGGACGTTCCCAGCGATTGCTGGAGCAGGGTGGTGAATTCCTGGAAGCGTCCGGCGAGCGCGGCCTGTTCGAGATAGCGTACGACATTCGTGCCCTGCGCCAAAGGCACGTGCTGAATGTCGGTTGAATAGTCGAGCTTGAGCAGGATCATGCGGCGCTCGCGCGAATCGGAAGCGAAGAACGCATCCCGTTGCGCAACATAGTCGTCGGCAAGCTGTGCGGTCGCAGACGCGGCTGGATTTGATGCGGATTGCTTCTTGACGGGTTCGAAGATGCCGAGATCATCTTCAAGCCATGGATCAACGGGTGTTGTTGGGGCCGGCTTTTGCGACAGCGTATTCTCGACCGACACACCAAGCCGACGTAGCACGTCTTCCGGCGCACCGGGATAGCTTTTCAGTTTTTCCGCCACAGTCGCGCAGGTGGCGGCATCGACGACATCGATCAGCCGGAGCGCCAGTTCGGTATAGTGGCGGACTTCTTCCGGCGTGTGCGATGGCTTCTGGATATAGAGATCCGTGAGCACACGCAGCAGGATTGGACGCGTGTCGACACCCGTCCGGTCAGTCAATCCGGCAAGACCGGTCAGACCATCAAGATTTTCGAGACTTAAGGATTTCACGGCACCACCCAACGCATAATGGTGGACTTTATCCGTGAGGCCGTTAGCAGAGCGTTAACCTTGAGGGTTTCTTAATCCACTCAGACAGACCGGCCATCGCATCGGCCGGCGGGGGCTGAGACAATGGGTATTGTCATCGACTTTCCAGTGCGTGAGGCCGCGTCTGTATCGCGTGGCGAGACTTTTCTGAACCATCGCGCCGAGGTTGTCATTCTGCCGGTTGTTCGGATCGAGCGTTACGACGATCATTCGGCCTTCATACCGCCGACGAGAACGGGCGATACAAGCCGCAGACGTCGCCGTCGTGCTGCACGTTCGTGACCTTGCGGTCGGTTCTCGAAACATTTTTTGGAATAGCGGACATGCCGCGGAAAATACGACTGGCGCGGATGCGGGTTCTTCTCTGTGTCCCGATTCTCGGCTGCATCAACGCCGACTTTGGACGTGTCCGGCCGTCCTTACGCACCGACGACATGCATTCGTGGATGGGCCCCGCGATCGCCGAGCGCTATGGTGAGCCCGCATCGCAGTTCCGTTTGACCGATGAAGAACGCAGCTTGCGCGATCTTGCTTATCCCCTGATCGAGCCGCCGTATGAGCGCCAGCGCTGGTACAGCGTCCTCAACGAATATGGAATCTCGCGAATTTTCCAGCGTGACTGGTGGGCCTACGACGAGACCGCCTATACGACCGCGATGTTCGGCAACCCGGCACGTTCGACCCAAACCTATTACAACCGTCTGATCGACGATATCCGGAACGATATCGTCCGCATCGGTCCTTTCGCCGCCAACGCGCGTTATATCAGCGATATGGACCTGAGGCGTGAGAAGAGTTTGCGGTATGTGTCAAACCTGAGCCCCAGCGAAAGCGGTAACACGCTCGCGCGCATCGCCGAGAATTCGCTGATCGCACGCTGGGTGAATCAGTCGCTGATGCAGCGGGCGAATTCCTATCAGTTCGCTTTGGAGCGTCTGGTGATTTCAGCGCCGTCGCCGATGGCGGCGGAAGCCGAGCGTCAATTGCAACTGATGCGGATTGCGATTGCCGAAGCCGCATTGGTGCCGCGCGGCGCGCCACCAATGCCGTTGATCACCAAATAACAATTATGGTGTGAAGGATTCGCAGCGGGCACCGGATAATGCGTTGACCGCCGCCGGCATCATCCCGGGTTCCGACGCAAGAGCGCGCAGCACGATGAGACCTGTCTGCGTGGGCGATTCGACGATCAGTCGGTCCGCTGCGGCGATTTCCTCGTCGTCGGGAAGCTGTGCGCGTTGCGCGCTCGTCATTAGATCGAGCTCGATGGTGCGGCGACCGGCAGCACGATCGTTGATCGCATAATAGGCGATGTCCTTGTTGGTGTAGAACGTCACCGACGTGTAGGCGGGACTGACCGGTGTCGTCAGCTTGAGCGGGCTTTCCCTCAGGTCATAACGGCACACGGCCGCCGCGAAGGCCGGATCCATCAGCGGCACGACTGCCTTGCCGGCGATTGGTGCGGGCAGGGGAACGACCTTGTTGACCGGTGCGATTTCGGAAATTTTTGTGTAGGCATTTTGTGTCGCCGTGTTCGGCAGATAGAGGATCGTCACGAAATGGACGATGCCGCCGAGCAGCAATCCGGCCAAGAGCCACAACACCCACCGGATCATGGCCGGCATCTCATGCGTCGGCGGCTTAGGGACATTTGATCACCTTGATCGACGGCATCGGGGTCTCGCGGCCAGTACGCGAGGCGGCGCTGATCGGCGAATCGTAAAAGCGCATCACCAGGATATAGCGATCGACGCCGCCGGTCGGCAGCCAGTTGCCCGAGCGAGCGCGTGGGGCGACTGACACATTGATGAGCCCTTCGGAATTGCGCACTATCTCTTGACTCGTGAAGCCGTGGCGGGCGAGCGCGTTGCCGACCAGCTTGCCATCCGGTTCGTAGAGCGTGAGGGTCCAGAAGCGCGCCTGCGGTGTAACACCGGTCACGGTGACATCGCAGCGGCCATCAAGCGCTGCACCATTGTCGTCTTTGGTCGCAACAAAGGCGATGCCGTCGCCGGCGCCCATCGGCAATTCGCCGCTGCGCGCGACCAACGCTCGTGCATAGGGATCGATGTCGGATGTGCCGGTGCGCGGCCATGCCGTCCACGTGCCTACAGTGAAGGCGCCGAACGGGGTTCCTTCACGCAGCGCGAACAATGTTGTACCGAGGCCGACGGCTGCAGCGACCGCGAATGCCAACAGCAATCCGATAAGCAATCGCACGAGACGTCCGGGTCAATGGTGATGGAATAGGTGCAAAAGGCAATCGCCGGATTTGCACGCGCTGTCAATTGCGGCGCGGCGTGCGGCCCTCGGATGCTGCGATGATACCGCCGGTGCGGGCGGGGCCATTCGGCTGGTTCTCTGCCGTGCCGGGACCTTTGACACCAAGCTCACGACTGGCCTCTTCAAGCGCCTTCTCGATGCGGACGAGAATGTCCGCTCCGCGCCGCGTCAAGAGGATCGGGCGGGGGATCTCGTCACCGGGACGCGCCCCCGGTTCGGCGGCGACATGAGGTCCGAGCGGCCCCGGGTTCGGCGCCACGCCTGGCATTTGTTTCAACTCGATACCCTGGTGCGCATAGGCCATGATTTTTTTCCAGGTCATGGCCGGGAGCGAACCGCCGGTCATGCGGTTGGTCGGAGCATAGTCATCATTGCCGAACCAGACAGCGGCGACCATGTTGCCCGTATAGCCGGCAAACCAGGCATCGCGATAAGCGTTGGTGGTGCCGGTTTTGCCCGCTGCCTTGACGCCGTCGAGCATGGCTCGTTTGCCCGTACCAGCTTCAACGGCCTGGTTGAGAATCATGTTGATGTCGGCCGCCACTTGCGCCGGCATGACGCGGCGCGGCTTTGGCCCGTCGCGATCGAAACGCCAGATCGGATCGCCAGTCGCGCTACGGACTTCAAGAATTGCGTGCGGTGTCACAGCCATCCCGCCATTCGGGAAGGTTGCGAAGGCGCCGGTATGGTCGAACACGGTTACCTCATCGGCACCGATCGGCAGGGACGGCGTATCCGGGAGGGGGCTGCGGATACCCATGCTCCTGGCGAGCGCAACGATCTTGGCGCGACCGGCCTTTGGATTGCCGTTGCCGATCATGATCGAAAGCCGGACTGGAACGGTGTTGATCGAGCGCACCAAGGCGCTCGTCAAAGTCTGCGTTCCGGAATAACCGCCCGAATAGTTATGGGGGCACCAATTGCCGATGCAGATCGGTCCATCGACGATCGTCGTCGTTGGTTTCAGGCCGTGAATGAAGGCGGCCGAATAGACATAGGGTTTGAACGATGAGCCAGGCTGACGCTGTGCGTCGGTTGCGCGATTGAACTGGCTTTCGCTGTAATCACGGCCGCCGACAATCGCACGGACGGTGCCATCGTTTTCCATGACCGTGGTCGCGGCCTGTCGCGTACCGTATTGCCGGCCATAATCACGCAGCGTTTCCTCGACCGCGTTTTCCGCCTGGCGCTGCAAATTCACATCGAGACCAGTACGCACGATAAAAACGCGCTCGGTCACCGACTTCGGAAGCTTTTCAACCAGCTTCTTGAGCTCGTCATAAGCGTAATCGAGATAGAAACTCGGCTGGCGTTCGTCGCGGCGGTCGATGGCGACGGCAGGATTGCGCCGCGCACCAAAAACTTGACCTTCCGTCATCATTCCGGACTCGATCAGATTGTCGAGCACGGTATTGGCGCGCGCACGGGCGGCAGGCAGATTAATATGCGGCGCATAGCGCGTCGGCGCCTTGAACATGCCGGCCAGCATCGCCGCTTCTGCGAGATTGACCTCGCGCGCGGACTTGCCGAAATAATATTGGGCGGCGGCATCGACGCCGAAGGCGCCGGCACCAAGATAAGCTCTGTCGAGATAAAGCTTGAGTATCTGGTTTTTCGTCAGCCGCGTCTCGAGCCACATCGCAAGGAAGGCTTCCTTGACCTTGCGTTCGATCGTCCGCTCATTACTTAGAAACAGGTTCTTGGCGAGCTGCTGGGTTAGGGAGGAGCCGCCCTGCACGACGCCGCCGGCCCGCGCATTGATGAAAATCGCGCGGATCGTGCCCGGCACGTCGATGCCGAAATGCTCGTAGAACCTGCGGTCCTCGGTCGCCAGCGTCGCCTTGATCAGATGGTCCGGAAACTCTTCCAGCGGGATGGAATCGTTATGCTTGATGCCCCGCGCGCCGACCTCGTTGCCGTAGCGATCAAGGAACTGCACCGCCAGTTCCGACTTCTTCAGCCAGTCCTCGTCGCGCGTCTCGTAGAAGGCCGGGATCGCCAGCGCCAGCATCAGCACGAGGCCGACGGCGCCGAACGTGGCCATCTCCGACAACGGCTCGACGAACACCCAGCGCCGCCAGCCGCCGACATGGAACCGGTCCATGAAGGTGACGAAGCGCTCCCACAATTCCCGCGACCAGCGGCCGGCCTCGAACAGCCCCGAATCGATGCGCGCGTCGAGATCGAGAAAGAAGCGCCGGAGGCGTTCCATGAAGCTGATGGGCCTTGGCTCGGGCAAGCGCCGTCTCCGGAAATGGGCTCTTTACATGGGGTGGCGGCCGCCGCCACCGGGCCGTCTTGTCAATCCTTGGCCGATCTCGCAAGCCGTCCCGTAAGCGTTTGAAGGGCTTTGAGAAATGCCTGCAATCTCGCCTTGTCTAGCCGATCCCTGCGGCCAGGGCCATGCCACCAGAGCCACACAGGATGTCGAAATTGCGAAGAAGCATGCAAAATCACCCCCGATTCCTCAAGGAATCACTAAGACTTGTGCTGTGATCGCGGCAAAACTGTCCGTGATCGCAAACAGTCCGTAACCGGATGAGCCGCCCGCGTGCCGCCCGGAGAACCGCTTAAGAGAGCCGCCCAAAAAAACCGCAGAGGGCGGCCGGAGACTTTTCAGTGACCAAGGCCCTGTCCAGAACCCAGCCCCGGAAGACCGCCACCCCCAAGGCCGGCGCCACCAAGACCGCCGCCACCAAGGCCGCGGTCCGGCCGAAGGCGCGCGCGGCCGACGATCGTCCGTTCTGGAAGCGCAAGACGCTCGACGAGATGACCCCGGCCGAATGGGAAAGCCTGTGCGACGGCTGCGGCCGCTGCTGCCTCAACAAGCTGGAGGAGGAGGACACCGGCAAGCTGTTCTTCACCGATGTCGCCTGCAAGCTGCTCGACCATGAGAGCTGCCGCTGCAAGAACTACAAGACGCGGTTCAAGAAGGTGCCCGATTGCGTGTCGCTGACGCCCAAGGAGGTGCGCAAGATCGACTGGCTGCCGCCGACCTGCGCCTATGATCTGCTCGCCAAGGGCAAGGACCTCTATTGGTGGCACCCGCTGGTCTCCGGCGATCCCGACACGGTGCACAAAGCCGGCGTCTCGGTGCGCGGCCGCGTCGGCGCGAGCGAGAAGGATGTGCCGGACGCCGAGCTGGAAAACTGGATTGTGAAATGGCCGGGGAAGGTTCCGAAGGGGGCGGCGAGGAAGCGGTGATCTGTTAAGTTAAGTATTTTCATTCTCCAGAAATTTCTTTATTTGGATTGGATTAGTTCTTGACGCGCGACGTATCAGCAGAAGACCGAGTTATTGTCTTAGGCAGCGGCTTGGCGCCGATTCCAGAGCGCTTGCTGCTTGCACACGCGCGAGGCGAAGTTCTGTTCATTTGCGGTGCGGGAGTTTCCAAGCCAGCAGGGCTGCCAGATTTTCGTGAGCTAGTGCTCGATGTTTACCGTGCTCTTGATGCCAGTGTTCATACAGTCATTGCTTCCTTGCCACGTGGAGCATGTAACCGGTGGGAAGTGGATTGCTCAACTCTAAATGATAGACAGAAGGCAGAGGTTAAGCGGTTCATCAACGGCGACTATGACGTTGTTCTTGGCATGCTTGAAAGGCGTCTTGATGATCAGACACGTGGCGATAGCCAGGTTAGGTTCGAAGTAGCTAAGCGTTTGCGAGCAGGTCAAAACAAACCCGCTTCGATCCATCGTACGCTTATGCGCTTGGCTGACCGAGGTGGCACAACGACCATTGTGACGACTAACTTTGACCTTCTGCTTCAGAGGGCAGCACTACGGCGTACGTCCTTAATTCAAACCTACTCGCTTGGCTCGATCCCTAGACCAACGCGGAACGCAGAGTTTTCTGGAGTGTTGCATATTCACGGGGCTCTAAGTGCAAATCCAAGCCGGGTCTCGGAGCTTGTCCTTTCAGATCAAGACTTTGGCGAATTCTACCTTCGTCGGCGCGTGGTTCCTGATTTTATCTATGATGCCGCTCGTCTTTTTCACTTAGTTTTGGTTGGCTACAGCGC
The genomic region above belongs to Pseudorhodoplanes sinuspersici and contains:
- a CDS encoding DUF5330 domain-containing protein, giving the protein MFFLLRVAFWLSIVLVLLPSGKYQAESQAPAIGAADAVSAASAAVSDMSGFCERQPEACQVGGQAAVAFGQRAQAGARYLFDLLQDSLAPAQTGSIGRSGPLPQSQNTLTPADLNPEWRGPMPPKDPRRPT
- a CDS encoding sensor histidine kinase gives rise to the protein MSLVQPFRDYIDGLVHPSVQHDALAARRHRAFIAPRLLGSLIAIAAFPVYLATRGVPTALEIAIFAWLVVPILVAYFLSRTGQYESAHILSSLSLTGLVFAVACATGGIASFAAIWLVVVPLEAALSVSRRAVGIASIFALMAAGVLLVLTNFGVLPGFDGLNGAALTALGIISASLYATGLALGTESLARTSSSLLNAEEERYRLLARNMTDAITRHARNGAVLFVSPAAEPLFGARIEDLMGHGLFDRVHVADRPAYLKALSDAAMLGSQQSVEFRVKRPQSDAEHAVEFVWLEMRCRPFDDQKAAMDNSREVVAVMRDVSDRKRQEHALHLAQAESDRAHAAKTKFLATMSHELRTPLNAIIGFSDMLVNEEQMRLDAARRKEYAQLINDSGSHLLSVVNGILDMSKMETGDFEITPEPFAPAAVINNCCDILALKARDADIDLIVRNAAGLPDVVADKRAFKQIMLNLLSNAIKFSNRGGQITVVSRVDGARLMVSVEDNGIGIASTDLPRIGNPFFQARSAYDRRHDGTGLGLSIVKGLLELHGGELKVSSELGKGTSISIYLPLDCETVTVLKKPEAAPPHVETAVAADEMTVRKSA
- a CDS encoding peptidoglycan-binding domain-containing protein, coding for MRKPINRKTVAAKAKAAPASSSFFQRKDIIAGALAFAAATAIVANAAFLQAGPHPAPMFAGSVGAPGPALKSIPKSIRVVGQDITGPAPLPIAAPKARPAEPEWPKVEPAAPAAARPRNEIMADIQRELSQRGFYDGSIDGVHGPKTDAAMRDFEQAAGLKPGSEPNDVFLRALTRSQAKASAPAAAQPTRNDPIAELIAPSSKRVLAVQRALAEYGYGQIKPNGTFGPETKDAIEQFERARKMPITGQISPRLVRELSALTGRPLE
- a CDS encoding DUF1491 family protein — its product is MRLKSSIWVSAYIRRCMIEGAYAVVRRRGAEEAGAIFVKVDRLDGTSDLFGPAPQTEFDDAQPTDRAFMASLRDQPKPNDEIETYLGRQIKFDPDIWIVEVEDRNGRNFLERIVG
- a CDS encoding DUF2336 domain-containing protein yields the protein MKSLSLENLDGLTGLAGLTDRTGVDTRPILLRVLTDLYIQKPSHTPEEVRHYTELALRLIDVVDAATCATVAEKLKSYPGAPEDVLRRLGVSVENTLSQKPAPTTPVDPWLEDDLGIFEPVKKQSASNPAASATAQLADDYVAQRDAFFASDSRERRMILLKLDYSTDIQHVPLAQGTNVVRYLEQAALAGRFQEFTTLLQQSLGTSRAITGRVIADPLGEPFAVSAKAMAMPADAFQRILMFLNPSISHSVDRVYELSDLFEALPLPAALQMVAIWRAADRLEARKASHRPLHWPETDLRTRDKTQHDQQRADDQTAATNVTQRRTPSGS
- a CDS encoding DUF1254 domain-containing protein, producing MIRWVLWLLAGLLLGGIVHFVTILYLPNTATQNAYTKISEIAPVNKVVPLPAPIAGKAVVPLMDPAFAAAVCRYDLRESPLKLTTPVSPAYTSVTFYTNKDIAYYAINDRAAGRRTIELDLMTSAQRAQLPDDEEIAAADRLIVESPTQTGLIVLRALASEPGMMPAAVNALSGARCESFTP
- a CDS encoding DUF1214 domain-containing protein produces the protein MRLLIGLLLAFAVAAAVGLGTTLFALREGTPFGAFTVGTWTAWPRTGTSDIDPYARALVARSGELPMGAGDGIAFVATKDDNGAALDGRCDVTVTGVTPQARFWTLTLYEPDGKLVGNALARHGFTSQEIVRNSEGLINVSVAPRARSGNWLPTGGVDRYILVMRFYDSPISAASRTGRETPMPSIKVIKCP
- a CDS encoding transglycosylase domain-containing protein translates to MERLRRFFLDLDARIDSGLFEAGRWSRELWERFVTFMDRFHVGGWRRWVFVEPLSEMATFGAVGLVLMLALAIPAFYETRDEDWLKKSELAVQFLDRYGNEVGARGIKHNDSIPLEEFPDHLIKATLATEDRRFYEHFGIDVPGTIRAIFINARAGGVVQGGSSLTQQLAKNLFLSNERTIERKVKEAFLAMWLETRLTKNQILKLYLDRAYLGAGAFGVDAAAQYYFGKSAREVNLAEAAMLAGMFKAPTRYAPHINLPAARARANTVLDNLIESGMMTEGQVFGARRNPAVAIDRRDERQPSFYLDYAYDELKKLVEKLPKSVTERVFIVRTGLDVNLQRQAENAVEETLRDYGRQYGTRQAATTVMENDGTVRAIVGGRDYSESQFNRATDAQRQPGSSFKPYVYSAAFIHGLKPTTTIVDGPICIGNWCPHNYSGGYSGTQTLTSALVRSINTVPVRLSIMIGNGNPKAGRAKIVALARSMGIRSPLPDTPSLPIGADEVTVFDHTGAFATFPNGGMAVTPHAILEVRSATGDPIWRFDRDGPKPRRVMPAQVAADINMILNQAVEAGTGKRAMLDGVKAAGKTGTTNAYRDAWFAGYTGNMVAAVWFGNDDYAPTNRMTGGSLPAMTWKKIMAYAHQGIELKQMPGVAPNPGPLGPHVAAEPGARPGDEIPRPILLTRRGADILVRIEKALEEASRELGVKGPGTAENQPNGPARTGGIIAASEGRTPRRN
- a CDS encoding YcgN family cysteine cluster protein, whose translation is MTKALSRTQPRKTATPKAGATKTAATKAAVRPKARAADDRPFWKRKTLDEMTPAEWESLCDGCGRCCLNKLEEEDTGKLFFTDVACKLLDHESCRCKNYKTRFKKVPDCVSLTPKEVRKIDWLPPTCAYDLLAKGKDLYWWHPLVSGDPDTVHKAGVSVRGRVGASEKDVPDAELENWIVKWPGKVPKGAARKR
- a CDS encoding SIR2 family protein is translated as MTRDVSAEDRVIVLGSGLAPIPERLLLAHARGEVLFICGAGVSKPAGLPDFRELVLDVYRALDASVHTVIASLPRGACNRWEVDCSTLNDRQKAEVKRFINGDYDVVLGMLERRLDDQTRGDSQVRFEVAKRLRAGQNKPASIHRTLMRLADRGGTTTIVTTNFDLLLQRAALRRTSLIQTYSLGSIPRPTRNAEFSGVLHIHGALSANPSRVSELVLSDQDFGEFYLRRRVVPDFIYDAARLFHLVLVGYSASDPPMRYLLNAVAADGTRFDDLKERFTFFGTSEPDPVALEDWKARGITPVHYRGENNHSALRETLERWAEFSAINGRKDRVDAKMRRIVKAPRAAALDEDRDLFDHFIRRSNMSERVRLSALVSEAKADLGWLDAIVKIGAEREREQRP